Proteins encoded within one genomic window of Triticum aestivum cultivar Chinese Spring chromosome 2D, IWGSC CS RefSeq v2.1, whole genome shotgun sequence:
- the LOC123052512 gene encoding uncharacterized protein, whose product MGLRPFNHTAGPQSRTAPDSDKGEATGPTAPNPDPNDGRPCASTADHAAGSRASSGTRSSAGPLCRAPSQPATRGRSVELSPLPKPVERRCRNRSEGSRVSGATSRSRGLWPENASACASAPYGVASWSRIRGPAEGHCAPPSPLYEKIGRGLCLTGATASSSSARCMHAKASSPLPSKAGVQPRSMQSVGLRSRSRCSSHWRADPPPCTVVPAAAEMSPSAPGAGVDCLRFPAAARRTEGCRCSVSRATRQEMPRLFLRARRRGQPRRRSPG is encoded by the exons ATGGGCCTTAGACCGTTCAACCATACGGCCGGCCCACAGTCCCGCACCGCCCCAGATTCGGATAAGGGAGAGGCAACGGGACCAACTGCCCCCAATCCCGATCCAAACGACGGCCGCCCTTGTGCTTCCACCGCCGACCATGCTGCCGGAAGCCGCGCATCCTCCGGAACAAGGTCGTCTGCCGGACCGTTATGTCGTGCGCCGTCGCAGCCGGCCACGCGTGGGAGGAGCGTTGAGCTGTCGCCATTACCGAAGCCGGTCGAGCGCCGGTGTCGCAATCGTTCTGAGGGGAGCCGCGTGAGCGGAGCGACCTCGCGGAGCCGAGGGCTGTGGCCCGAGAACGCCTCTGCATGCGCATCTGCTCCCTATGGCGTTGCCTCATGGAGTCGAATTCGAGGACCGGCTGAAGGCCACTGCGCTCCTCCGTCGCCGCTCTACGAGAAGATAGGCCGAGGGCTGTGCCTGACAGGTGCAACGGCCTCATCTTCCAGTGCAAG atgcATGCATGCCAAAGCATCCTCGCCTTTGCCGTCAAAGGCCGGTGTACAGCCGCGTTCGATGCAATCTGTAGGGCTGCGTTCCCGATCTCGTTGCTCATCGCACTGGCGTGCAGACCCACCGCCGTGTACGGTCGTCCCTGCCGCCGCAGAGATGTCGCCATCCGCGCCGGGCGCCGGGGTTGACTGCTTGCGGTTTCCCGCTGCAGCGCGCCGCACCGAAGGGTGCCGTTGTAGCGTATCGCGTGCCACGCGCCAGGAGATGCCGCGGCTGTTCCTAAGGGCCCGACGTCGCGGGCAGCCACGCCGGAGGTCGCCGGGATAG